One genomic segment of Spirochaetota bacterium includes these proteins:
- a CDS encoding GAF domain-containing protein produces MENDRKTLSLAKISFINQKINSSMELSTLLNVILETGKEIVNAEGSSLLLADGATGDLVFLVVHGDKREVIKDQKVPRGKGIVGIVADTGKPLIVTDAQNDPRFFKEIDSKSEFHTKNLVCVPMMVMGKLVGVLEAVNAIGRQGFDETDQRLLTYIADQAAIALNYRSLVDELTSRIDELTALYEISQTLSVLKFDHNVLNNIMSSISKALSSERSSLMLYDQERKKLVLIASYGLPETITPGTQIDIDDSVAGYVYKTGDPLIVVDRAKDFPFLPVDPTRTYRTKSFIAAPVRHNNQTIGVLSITDRKDSSIFDSINLRVITTIANHVADAYRNIEYLNNIEAQRRLEQEIDIAAEIQRKILPAIPKSFRTHRMAAFNKPAKEVGGDFYDFSRIDENKYAVLIGDVSGKGIPAALFMGSARNIVRAEMRINNQPATLLAHSNKYVREDSEHGMFVTLFYMLVDTHNSIINYGCAGHNPPLLIRNKTREIVKLNARGKALGIAAESAFEERIILFEPGDMLILFTDGVLEYLGDRDIDEGEERLIEIALGNFEKSPVELIGLLEEKLSEKSLHSDFMDDFTILFFKF; encoded by the coding sequence ATGGAAAATGATCGCAAGACACTCAGCCTCGCGAAGATCAGTTTTATCAACCAGAAAATCAATTCCAGCATGGAGCTTTCAACCCTGCTGAATGTGATTCTTGAAACGGGAAAGGAGATAGTCAACGCCGAGGGCTCCTCACTCCTCCTGGCCGACGGGGCTACGGGCGATCTCGTCTTCCTCGTGGTGCACGGCGATAAGCGCGAGGTCATCAAGGATCAGAAGGTGCCCCGGGGAAAGGGCATCGTGGGCATCGTCGCTGATACCGGCAAGCCGCTCATAGTGACGGACGCGCAGAATGACCCGAGGTTTTTCAAAGAGATCGACAGCAAATCGGAGTTTCACACCAAGAACCTGGTGTGCGTCCCGATGATGGTCATGGGGAAGCTCGTCGGCGTGCTCGAGGCGGTGAACGCGATCGGCCGTCAAGGCTTCGACGAAACCGACCAGCGGCTGCTTACCTATATCGCCGACCAGGCCGCCATAGCGCTTAATTACAGGAGCCTCGTGGACGAGCTCACCAGCCGTATCGACGAGCTTACCGCCCTTTACGAGATTTCGCAAACGCTCTCGGTCCTCAAATTCGACCATAATGTGCTCAACAACATCATGTCGTCGATTTCGAAGGCTTTGTCCTCGGAGCGAAGCTCCCTCATGCTCTACGACCAGGAGCGGAAAAAGCTCGTCCTCATCGCAAGCTACGGCCTGCCCGAAACAATCACCCCGGGCACACAAATCGATATTGACGACTCCGTCGCAGGGTACGTGTACAAAACCGGGGACCCGCTCATCGTCGTGGACAGGGCAAAGGATTTCCCCTTTCTTCCGGTGGATCCCACCCGGACCTACCGGACGAAATCCTTCATCGCGGCGCCGGTGAGGCACAACAACCAGACTATCGGGGTCCTGAGCATCACGGACAGGAAAGACAGTTCGATTTTCGATTCGATAAACCTCAGGGTGATCACGACCATCGCCAATCACGTCGCCGACGCGTACAGGAACATCGAGTATCTGAATAACATCGAGGCGCAGCGCCGGCTCGAGCAGGAGATCGACATCGCCGCGGAGATTCAGAGAAAGATCCTTCCCGCCATTCCGAAATCTTTCAGGACGCACCGGATGGCCGCGTTCAACAAGCCCGCGAAGGAGGTTGGCGGCGACTTCTACGATTTTTCCCGCATAGACGAAAACAAGTACGCGGTGCTTATCGGCGACGTCTCGGGAAAGGGTATTCCTGCCGCGCTGTTCATGGGGTCGGCGCGCAACATCGTGAGGGCCGAGATGCGCATCAACAACCAGCCCGCGACGCTCCTTGCGCATTCCAACAAGTACGTGCGCGAGGACTCGGAGCACGGCATGTTCGTGACGCTCTTCTACATGCTGGTGGATACCCATAACAGCATCATAAACTACGGATGCGCGGGCCACAATCCGCCGCTCCTTATCCGGAATAAAACCAGGGAAATCGTGAAACTGAACGCGCGCGGCAAGGCCCTCGGCATTGCCGCGGAGTCGGCGTTCGAGGAGCGCATCATACTCTTCGAGCCGGGCGATATGCTCATTTTGTTCACCGACGGCGTCCTCGAATACCTGGGCGACCGTGACATCGACGAGGGCGAGGAAAGGCTCATCGAAATCGCCCTCGGCAATTTTGAAAAATCCCCCGTGGAGCTTATCGGCCTGCTGGAAGAAAAGCTGAGCGAGAAGTCACTACACAGCGATTTCATGGATGATTTTACCATTCTCTTTTTCAAGTTTTAA
- a CDS encoding FAD-binding protein, translated as MILVFDNILLPPGDPESALGEALRRKFQISYAVSPRITRKSLDARDKSRIAYRYRVECEVPDDDAQRLLGHEGVAHATQEPLPAVPRLHRPLRVIIVGSGPAGLFCGLRLLAAGAQVTILERGKPVEERMHDINALRSHGTLDPESNVLFGEGGAGTCSDGKLTTRTRRPEAAWIFETLVAHGAPESILYEQKPHLGTDRLVKILKSIRAGITGLGGALVFRERVIDIVTEGAVAKGVVGTHGGEIKADSVVLATGHSARDTLYMLQGKGVRMEKKGFAVGLRAEHPAELINFIQYGKAARAGTLPPADYQLAYNDRETGIGVYTFCMCPGGEIINSSSEDGLLCTNGMSGSARSGGYSNAAVVVAVSAEALGADALSGVEFQREIERNAFEAGRGGYRAPAQRLTSFLESRLDESLPRSSYNPGVTPANLRTLFPGWISREIEAGLKSFNARMKGYITREALLIGAETRTSSPVRIVRGDDFQSLSHRGLYPAGEGAGYAGGIVSSAVDGVRTADAICRNCGEDLN; from the coding sequence ATGATACTCGTATTCGACAATATCCTCCTTCCGCCGGGAGATCCCGAGAGCGCGCTCGGTGAAGCCCTGCGCCGGAAATTCCAGATATCGTATGCCGTCTCGCCCAGGATCACGCGCAAATCGCTGGATGCCAGGGACAAGTCGCGCATCGCCTATCGATACCGCGTGGAATGCGAGGTTCCCGACGACGATGCCCAAAGGCTCCTCGGGCACGAGGGGGTAGCGCATGCGACGCAGGAACCCCTGCCGGCCGTCCCAAGGCTCCACAGGCCGTTGCGCGTAATAATCGTGGGATCGGGACCTGCGGGACTATTCTGCGGGCTCCGTCTCCTTGCCGCGGGGGCGCAGGTTACCATCCTCGAGCGGGGAAAACCGGTCGAGGAACGGATGCACGATATTAATGCGCTCAGGTCCCACGGAACGCTCGATCCGGAAAGCAACGTGCTTTTCGGCGAGGGAGGCGCGGGGACCTGTTCGGACGGCAAGCTCACCACGCGCACCCGCCGGCCCGAGGCCGCGTGGATATTCGAAACGCTTGTCGCCCACGGGGCCCCGGAATCGATCCTGTACGAACAGAAGCCCCACCTGGGGACGGACCGTCTGGTTAAAATACTAAAGAGCATCCGCGCCGGGATTACCGGGCTTGGTGGCGCGCTCGTCTTCCGCGAACGCGTGATCGACATCGTGACGGAGGGAGCCGTCGCGAAAGGCGTCGTCGGGACGCACGGGGGCGAGATCAAAGCCGATAGCGTGGTTCTTGCGACGGGGCATTCGGCCCGTGACACGCTGTACATGCTCCAGGGGAAAGGCGTCCGCATGGAGAAAAAAGGATTCGCCGTGGGGCTTCGCGCGGAGCACCCGGCAGAGCTTATAAATTTCATCCAGTACGGAAAGGCCGCGCGCGCGGGGACGCTCCCGCCGGCCGACTACCAACTTGCGTATAACGACAGGGAAACCGGGATCGGCGTGTACACGTTCTGCATGTGCCCCGGCGGCGAAATCATCAACTCCTCCTCGGAGGACGGATTGCTCTGCACGAACGGGATGAGCGGTTCCGCGCGAAGCGGAGGGTATTCCAACGCGGCCGTGGTCGTAGCGGTGTCGGCGGAGGCATTGGGGGCCGATGCGCTCTCAGGCGTCGAGTTCCAGCGGGAGATCGAACGGAACGCCTTTGAAGCCGGGCGGGGCGGTTACCGCGCCCCCGCGCAGCGCCTCACGTCGTTTCTCGAATCCAGGCTCGACGAATCCCTTCCCCGTTCTTCGTACAATCCCGGTGTCACGCCCGCGAACCTGCGCACGCTTTTCCCCGGGTGGATTTCGCGCGAAATAGAGGCGGGGCTGAAAAGCTTCAATGCGCGCATGAAGGGCTACATCACCCGGGAGGCGCTTCTTATCGGCGCGGAAACCCGGACCTCGTCCCCGGTGCGCATCGTGCGGGGAGACGATTTCCAGTCCCTGTCTCACCGGGGACTTTACCCCGCGGGCGAGGGCGCCGGCTACGCGGGGGGGATCGTGAGCTCCGCGGTCGACGGCGTTCGAACGGCCGACGCCATTTGCAGAAATTGCGGGGAAGATTTGAATTGA
- the fliM gene encoding flagellar motor switch protein FliM translates to MTEILSQDEIDALLTAISTGEVDTTDYSAAKEQRKVKIYDFRRPDKFSKDQIRTLQMMHETFARLTTTALSAQLRALVSVHVASVDQLTYEEFIRSIPNPTTLAVINMDPLKGSAVLEIDPSITFTIIDKLFGGLGESAKISRELTDIELSVMEGIIVRILGNLREAWSNVIDLRPRLGNIETNPQFAQIVPPNDMVVLITLETKVGEVEGMTNLCIPYITIEPVISKLSAQYWYSSIRKGATDENMTIIQGRLESVELPISAEIGEVEVTMQEVMNLTVGDVVKLPDTKISSDMVLRISGRKKFKCRPGVVGTRLAVQIGEHIEEVPDELLISKRSEEDM, encoded by the coding sequence ATGACCGAAATACTTTCGCAGGACGAAATTGATGCGCTATTGACCGCGATTTCCACCGGAGAGGTGGACACGACGGACTACAGCGCCGCAAAGGAGCAGCGGAAGGTCAAGATTTACGACTTCCGGCGTCCCGACAAGTTTTCCAAGGACCAGATTCGTACGCTCCAGATGATGCACGAGACCTTCGCGCGCCTCACTACCACCGCGCTCTCGGCGCAGCTGCGCGCCCTCGTGTCCGTGCACGTGGCCTCGGTGGACCAGCTCACCTACGAGGAATTCATCCGGTCGATTCCCAACCCGACGACCCTGGCCGTCATCAACATGGACCCCCTCAAGGGATCCGCCGTGCTCGAGATCGACCCGTCCATCACCTTTACCATCATCGACAAACTTTTCGGCGGACTGGGCGAATCGGCGAAGATAAGCCGCGAGCTCACCGATATCGAGCTTTCGGTCATGGAGGGGATCATCGTCCGCATCCTGGGGAACCTTCGCGAGGCGTGGTCGAACGTGATAGACCTGCGTCCCCGGCTGGGAAACATCGAAACGAACCCGCAGTTCGCCCAGATTGTACCCCCGAACGACATGGTCGTGCTCATCACGCTCGAAACCAAGGTGGGCGAGGTCGAGGGAATGACGAACCTTTGTATTCCGTATATCACCATCGAGCCCGTCATTTCCAAGCTTTCAGCACAGTACTGGTATTCGAGCATACGCAAGGGCGCTACCGACGAAAATATGACGATCATCCAGGGACGTCTGGAATCCGTTGAGCTTCCCATTTCCGCCGAAATAGGGGAGGTCGAGGTCACCATGCAGGAGGTAATGAACCTTACGGTGGGCGACGTCGTCAAGCTTCCCGACACCAAGATCAGCTCGGACATGGTGCTCAGGATAAGCGGGCGGAAAAAATTCAAGTGCCGGCCGGGGGTGGTGGGCACACGCCTCGCGGTGCAGATCGGCGAACACATCGAAGAGGTGCCGGACGAGCTTCTCATCAGCAAGCGCAGCGAAGAGGACATGTAG
- a CDS encoding response regulator, whose protein sequence is MKKNPLYLYIYAAILLAAAPLYSNNRALPVVIDGINEVYPIGLNLEILEDKSGRLDYSTVSSPGYSSMFIPSERSMLNFRFSRSIYWVRFRVTFPETDNRGSTWFIKYGWPNISSVTAYIPETKGGYRKTETGAFYPASSREVPYKSYLFRLAAHPGETVPVYMRIESDGVIIIPLSILSEKKVFSEMELDFILRGAFTGIMFLILFYHLFLYTAVRDRDYLYFTLFIISQILYYVLNEGLQYFFVLPAGEQVRTVIIMLLSSIAVTLATVFSISLLNLREDLPAAARLFYAFICIIMLLAFAAILLPPKLAWNIFFLLTITANLIMVAVAVIRLVQGYDIAVYFVIIYLLNMVSNFSNTLVRIDLVPFNMFTEYARPVFSITSAFIISYAISLRIRRMEKDRIAAQALAIESLEKSERLKDEFLANTSHELKTPLHGIVGLSELMLKNRTEKLGTKTRENISLISGSGRRLMSLVNDILDFSSIRSGSLAISTVPVELRGTVSSVFSLLQPVTEGKAIELRNSIPIDFAAVSADEVRIRQILTNLVGNALKFTSFGVIEASSLVNSEGMAEISVSDTGNGIGPEDFERIFNAFEQLGDSISRSRGGTGLGLAITKKLVELHGGTISVKSEPGKGSTFTFTLPVATTNALQDNTRPGHEHMLHGTITGLRAAVSSDSGFEHADIGQKTGPTILVVDDDPVSVKILNDFLSGLNYCIYTETEGRAALEKLQGDIKFDLVLLDVMMPVISGYDVLKSIRMNRSRGELPVILITAKSQLDDINRGFEAGANDYIIKPFNMEELSLRIENILKLKNALLPEEPGLMLRERGTSCIIPYRDIVYLSSSGKKTVIHKTGSDEEVNMMLKYMERRLPRTFVRIHRQCIINTAYLARVTHIDSGRYEAFLNDADDTRLIVSRALMPNLKKYLEGKE, encoded by the coding sequence ATGAAAAAGAACCCGTTATATTTATATATTTATGCTGCGATCCTGCTTGCAGCCGCACCACTTTATTCCAACAACAGGGCGCTTCCCGTAGTTATTGACGGTATAAACGAAGTTTACCCCATAGGCCTCAACCTGGAAATCCTTGAAGACAAAAGCGGCAGGCTGGATTATTCCACTGTGAGTTCACCTGGCTACTCTTCAATGTTCATACCTTCGGAAAGGTCCATGCTCAATTTCCGGTTCTCAAGGTCCATCTACTGGGTAAGGTTCAGGGTCACTTTCCCCGAGACAGACAATCGGGGGAGTACCTGGTTTATAAAATATGGATGGCCTAACATATCGTCCGTAACCGCATATATACCGGAAACGAAAGGAGGCTACAGGAAAACTGAAACAGGCGCGTTTTATCCTGCAAGTTCAAGAGAGGTCCCCTATAAATCATATTTATTCAGGCTGGCCGCGCATCCCGGTGAAACTGTCCCGGTTTATATGCGTATTGAATCCGACGGGGTAATCATCATACCGCTTTCCATTTTATCTGAAAAAAAAGTATTCAGCGAAATGGAGCTGGACTTCATACTCAGAGGCGCTTTTACCGGCATAATGTTTTTAATACTCTTCTACCACCTGTTTCTTTACACAGCAGTAAGGGACAGGGACTATCTATATTTCACGCTGTTCATAATCTCCCAGATACTCTATTACGTTCTGAACGAAGGGCTTCAGTATTTCTTTGTTCTTCCCGCGGGGGAACAGGTACGCACTGTCATTATCATGCTTTTATCGTCAATAGCTGTCACATTGGCTACGGTCTTTTCAATCAGCCTGCTGAACCTCCGGGAGGATCTGCCCGCTGCAGCAAGGTTATTCTATGCGTTTATCTGCATCATTATGCTTCTGGCTTTTGCGGCTATCCTGCTTCCTCCCAAACTGGCCTGGAACATTTTCTTCCTGCTGACAATAACCGCCAACCTGATAATGGTAGCGGTCGCGGTAATAAGGCTTGTCCAGGGATACGATATCGCGGTTTACTTTGTTATCATTTATCTGCTCAATATGGTGAGCAATTTTTCAAATACCCTTGTGAGGATCGACCTTGTGCCGTTTAACATGTTTACCGAATATGCCCGGCCGGTTTTCTCGATCACGTCCGCTTTTATCATATCGTACGCCATAAGCCTCCGGATAAGGAGGATGGAGAAGGATAGGATTGCGGCCCAGGCCCTGGCTATAGAAAGCCTTGAAAAATCCGAAAGGCTGAAGGATGAGTTCCTTGCCAATACATCCCATGAACTTAAAACGCCGCTTCATGGAATTGTGGGACTCTCGGAGCTCATGCTTAAAAACAGAACTGAAAAGCTCGGTACGAAGACCAGGGAGAACATTTCGCTCATCTCCGGTAGCGGAAGAAGGCTTATGTCACTGGTAAACGACATACTGGACTTTTCCAGCATAAGGTCCGGCAGTCTGGCTATCAGTACAGTACCGGTTGAACTGCGCGGAACTGTATCCTCCGTGTTCTCGCTTCTCCAGCCCGTGACCGAGGGTAAGGCCATTGAATTGCGCAACAGCATCCCGATAGACTTCGCGGCCGTATCTGCAGACGAGGTACGAATACGCCAAATATTGACCAACCTTGTGGGGAACGCGCTCAAGTTCACGTCATTCGGTGTTATCGAAGCTTCTTCCCTGGTCAACAGTGAAGGCATGGCAGAGATATCCGTAAGCGATACCGGTAACGGCATCGGGCCTGAAGATTTTGAACGCATTTTCAATGCGTTCGAACAGTTGGGAGATTCAATATCCCGTTCCAGGGGCGGCACGGGCCTTGGTCTTGCAATTACAAAAAAACTTGTGGAACTACACGGAGGCACCATCAGCGTGAAATCCGAACCGGGGAAAGGTTCGACCTTTACCTTTACACTTCCTGTGGCTACTACTAACGCGTTACAGGATAATACACGCCCGGGACATGAACACATGCTACACGGCACAATTACAGGACTCCGGGCCGCAGTTTCATCTGATTCCGGTTTTGAACATGCTGACATCGGGCAAAAAACAGGACCGACCATTCTTGTCGTCGATGATGACCCTGTCTCTGTGAAGATACTTAACGATTTTCTTTCCGGCCTGAACTACTGCATATATACAGAGACTGAGGGCAGGGCTGCCCTTGAAAAACTGCAGGGTGATATAAAATTCGACCTGGTTCTCCTTGATGTGATGATGCCCGTCATTTCCGGATATGACGTTCTAAAGAGCATACGGATGAACCGGTCACGAGGAGAGCTCCCGGTCATACTGATAACCGCGAAATCACAGCTCGATGATATCAACAGGGGCTTTGAAGCAGGAGCAAACGATTACATAATAAAACCATTCAACATGGAGGAGCTCTCACTCCGCATAGAGAACATACTGAAACTGAAGAATGCGCTTCTTCCCGAAGAGCCCGGCCTCATGTTAAGAGAGAGGGGGACAAGCTGCATCATACCATACAGGGACATTGTATACCTTTCCTCATCGGGGAAAAAGACTGTAATCCACAAAACCGGCAGCGATGAGGAGGTCAATATGATGCTGAAATATATGGAGCGCAGGCTCCCGCGCACATTCGTAAGGATACACAGACAGTGCATAATAAACACTGCATACCTGGCCAGGGTAACACATATCGACAGCGGCCGCTACGAGGCATTCCTAAATGATGCTGACGATACGCGTCTTATTGTGAGCAGGGCATTGATGCCTAATCTAAAAAAATACCTGGAAGGTAAGGAGTGA
- a CDS encoding DUF1566 domain-containing protein produces the protein MQKMKKLFYFIMLSLLLTAMSGGCAGGDSGGETDDDTSVIFSGVTQVGGTSGTADTTSLTLTFSVDPATLTEDDITVTGAAKGTLTGTGITRTLAISGITVADGATVSVEVISPAGFVMSGSPRTAVVCRLLTIGMDYLGGKIAYFFVSGDTGYVPGETHGLIAAASDQASNLEWALAQDKIGTTNTDIGTGLTNTEAIVDQNDPSHSGLTTYAAGLCAAYNGGGYTDWYLPSRYELEKIFASKDLVGGYAVNSYWSSTECLAGDGAYGRQFWGGGIAFILFKYDRIHVRAVRNF, from the coding sequence ATGCAGAAAATGAAAAAATTATTTTATTTTATCATGCTGAGTTTATTACTGACCGCCATGTCCGGCGGCTGCGCCGGGGGAGACAGCGGCGGCGAAACGGACGATGATACATCAGTTATATTTTCCGGTGTAACACAGGTAGGCGGAACATCCGGCACTGCTGACACAACAAGCTTGACTTTGACATTTAGTGTTGACCCTGCAACATTGACAGAGGACGACATTACCGTTACCGGTGCAGCAAAGGGGACTTTAACGGGTACAGGAATAACAAGAACACTTGCGATTTCCGGCATAACCGTAGCCGATGGAGCGACAGTTTCTGTTGAAGTTATAAGCCCCGCAGGTTTTGTAATGTCAGGATCACCCCGGACGGCGGTTGTGTGCAGATTACTGACTATCGGAATGGATTATCTTGGAGGGAAGATCGCGTATTTCTTCGTGTCAGGCGACACTGGGTATGTTCCAGGTGAAACTCACGGCCTCATCGCTGCTGCATCTGATCAGGCAAGTAATCTCGAATGGGCTTTAGCTCAAGACAAGATCGGGACAACTAACACGGATATAGGTACAGGCCTTACCAATACAGAAGCAATTGTAGATCAGAATGATCCGTCACATTCAGGACTTACTACCTATGCAGCAGGGTTATGTGCAGCATATAACGGAGGAGGTTATACAGACTGGTATCTGCCGTCAAGATACGAGCTTGAGAAAATATTCGCCAGTAAAGATCTTGTGGGCGGTTATGCTGTGAACAGCTATTGGAGTTCGACGGAGTGCCTCGCCGGGGACGGCGCGTATGGCCGGCAATTTTGGGGAGGTGGCATAGCGTTTATCTTATTTAAGTACGACAGGATCCATGTCCGGGCTGTCCGGAATTTTTAA
- a CDS encoding SRPBCC domain-containing protein, translating to MRRINMINLHFTVTINAPREKVWDTVIGPETYKAWTSAFAEGSYYDGSWETGSKIRFLGPGGEGGMSSEIAENRKHEFLSIRHLGIIKDGIEDFTSPEAKAWTPADENYTFTAGDCVTHMDVDVSVPPEYEKMFGEMWPKALRSLKDICEGRAHAAA from the coding sequence ATGCGGAGGATCAATATGATAAATCTGCATTTTACGGTCACGATTAACGCGCCAAGGGAAAAAGTATGGGACACCGTTATCGGGCCCGAAACATACAAGGCGTGGACCAGCGCGTTCGCGGAAGGCTCATATTACGATGGTTCGTGGGAAACAGGATCAAAGATCAGGTTCCTTGGTCCAGGCGGCGAAGGAGGAATGAGCTCCGAGATCGCCGAAAACCGGAAACATGAATTCCTCTCGATCAGGCATCTCGGAATAATTAAAGACGGCATTGAGGATTTCACGAGCCCCGAGGCGAAGGCATGGACCCCGGCAGACGAGAATTACACCTTTACAGCCGGCGACTGTGTCACCCACATGGACGTCGACGTCAGTGTGCCTCCGGAATACGAAAAAATGTTTGGGGAGATGTGGCCCAAAGCGCTCAGGAGCCTAAAGGACATCTGCGAGGGAAGGGCGCACGCGGCTGCGTGA
- a CDS encoding M23 family metallopeptidase — protein MGLNPFKESNLNDLQKNLRDFFSDHFGDLSERMKLQWALMVKKGRERITVMFIPHSEKKIVNFHISIFAIFSFTTALIITIVITSIIIVNHTSTVKEISKLKMYGTNSKEQIGRFKGEINVLYDIFQKLKPEITHLYSLTPGSNVDSLWAKGGVPNPDGENVTSDEESPPIEVLNIEEMDKELKTTREVLKKVKTFLEARKKIIEHTPSLWPVDGYIISKFGDRVSPYTFRKEFSQGVEIAGFPGAEIRATAPGKIENIWWDPVLGLSVSVSHKYGFETVYSHCQRVSVNVEQMVGKGEIVAYVGRTGKATRPLCLYQIKIGTEFVDPAPYLNKIAQ, from the coding sequence ATGGGCTTAAATCCTTTTAAAGAATCCAATCTGAACGATCTGCAGAAGAACCTCCGGGATTTCTTTTCGGATCATTTCGGCGATCTTTCAGAACGCATGAAATTGCAGTGGGCGCTCATGGTCAAAAAAGGCCGGGAGCGGATCACCGTGATGTTCATCCCTCATTCCGAGAAAAAAATCGTCAATTTTCATATCTCGATTTTCGCCATATTCTCCTTCACGACGGCGCTCATAATCACCATCGTTATAACATCCATCATTATAGTGAATCATACCTCCACGGTGAAGGAGATATCGAAGCTCAAGATGTACGGCACAAACTCCAAGGAACAGATCGGCCGCTTCAAAGGCGAGATCAATGTACTCTACGATATTTTTCAGAAGCTGAAACCGGAAATCACACACCTGTATTCCCTCACCCCCGGGAGCAATGTCGATTCCCTGTGGGCCAAGGGCGGGGTTCCCAATCCCGACGGCGAAAACGTAACCTCCGACGAGGAATCGCCCCCCATCGAGGTCCTCAACATCGAGGAGATGGACAAGGAGCTTAAAACGACCAGGGAAGTTTTAAAGAAGGTCAAGACCTTCCTGGAGGCGCGCAAAAAGATCATCGAACACACCCCGTCGCTGTGGCCGGTCGACGGTTACATTATATCGAAATTCGGAGACCGCGTGTCCCCCTATACGTTCAGGAAGGAGTTTTCCCAGGGGGTGGAGATCGCCGGCTTCCCCGGCGCGGAGATACGCGCAACGGCGCCGGGAAAAATAGAAAACATCTGGTGGGATCCGGTTCTGGGGCTTTCCGTGTCCGTATCGCACAAGTACGGCTTCGAAACGGTGTATTCGCATTGCCAGCGTGTATCGGTGAACGTCGAACAGATGGTGGGAAAGGGCGAAATCGTCGCCTACGTGGGACGCACGGGCAAGGCGACCAGGCCGCTGTGCCTCTACCAGATTAAAATAGGGACCGAGTTCGTGGATCCCGCGCCATACCTCAACAAGATCGCCCAGTAA
- a CDS encoding flagellin produces the protein MIINHNLSAVNAHRVLKFKHWEVDRNMEMLSSGMRINRAGDDASGLAVSEKMRSQIMGLRQAERNTEDGMSMIQTAEGYLQQVSDIIQRMRVLAVQSSNGIYTMEDRQLIQVEVSQLVDEVDRIASQAEFNKMKLLQGDFGRGSHTGSMWFHVGPNMHQRVRVYIQTMTAFALKLKDFTGEPVTLSTAEYSNRNIGVFDNALKLISKQRANLGAYYNRLEHTAKGLMNAYENIQASESRIRDADMAEVMVDFTKNQILVQSGTAMLAQSNARMQGILQLLR, from the coding sequence ATGATCATCAACCACAACCTTTCTGCAGTCAATGCACATCGTGTGCTCAAGTTCAAGCACTGGGAAGTGGACAGGAACATGGAGATGCTCTCCTCCGGCATGAGGATAAACCGGGCCGGGGACGACGCCTCCGGACTTGCAGTTTCCGAGAAGATGCGCTCGCAAATCATGGGATTACGCCAGGCCGAACGGAACACGGAAGACGGCATGTCGATGATCCAAACCGCCGAAGGTTATCTCCAGCAGGTTTCCGACATCATTCAACGCATGAGGGTTCTCGCCGTCCAGTCATCAAACGGTATTTATACCATGGAAGACAGGCAGCTTATCCAGGTGGAGGTTTCCCAGCTGGTCGATGAGGTGGACCGGATAGCCTCGCAGGCGGAGTTCAACAAGATGAAGCTCCTGCAGGGAGATTTCGGGCGGGGAAGCCATACGGGGTCAATGTGGTTTCACGTGGGTCCCAACATGCACCAGCGGGTTCGGGTCTATATCCAGACGATGACGGCCTTCGCGCTCAAGCTCAAGGACTTCACCGGCGAGCCGGTGACGCTTTCGACCGCAGAGTACTCCAATAGGAATATCGGCGTGTTCGACAATGCGCTCAAGCTGATTTCAAAACAGCGGGCAAATCTCGGTGCGTATTACAATCGCCTGGAACATACGGCGAAGGGTCTCATGAACGCGTATGAAAACATTCAGGCCTCCGAAAGCCGCATTCGTGACGCGGACATGGCGGAGGTCATGGTCGATTTTACGAAGAATCAGATACTTGTTCAGAGTGGTACCGCGATGCTGGCTCAGTCGAATGCCAGGATGCAGGGCATTCTCCAGCTATTGCGTTAG